The genomic window TCAAGTCTCAATGCGTTTAATAATTCTACGCCAGATGATGATTTTGTTTACTTTTCAAATACAAGACCTTGTGGTGTCTCCCTTATGGACTTTCCTATATATGATATGGAAAATATGGAAGCAGAAATAGGAGGAAAAGgaaatgatgataatgatgatgatggTGATGGTGATGGTGATGATGATGGTGATGGTGATggtgatgatgataatgatggTGATGGTGATGCGgatgaaaaaagaaacgATTATATATCTCAATATAACTTGgtattaaaagataaatcacataatgataattattatatgacGAATGAACATGACGAACGGAAGATAGAGAAACAAgaaaatattgatatattatcaaaggaagaaaataatatttcctCGAACTATAATAATGACCTTCAGAGAGCTAAGAGATCGTTAGATTTTCCAGAAATGTTTATTAAAGAGAATTATGAAAAACCAAAAgatattattcatatatcTAAAAAGAAAGAAGCAAATGaaagtaataatagtaaAGTACATATTAATTcgaaaaataaaaaagaaaataataatgttgtAGACAATGTAATTccttataataaaaaaaatataaatgaagaagataataatattaataattccATAAAAATTACACGTATGggaatatttaataaaaacaaaataaattgtagaaataaaaaagcATCTAAGTTTGATAAGATTAAACGTTTTAATGATAAGATACATAAAGATAACAATCCATTAATTACAAATgtggaaaataaaaatgaagaaatcGATGTGCTAAgaaataatgaagataaaaaacaaaaaatatttcctataattaaaaatgagAATGCAAAAGAGACAAGAAAAAAGTATGAAAACAATGATGTATATGAAgaacataataaaacaaatattaataataatgtagaaaaattatataaagataaaaattCACACCATATTAAAAACCAATATGATAAAGCTAAACTTAcagaaaataatgaagTAACACCAATATATTCAAAAGATTATGATGCAGATGATGAAGAGTATGAACATTGGCATGGACATCAGCAAGATAATAAATCGACCCCGgtatataaatatgcaGCTTCCTTTACATTAGCTgctattttatttttaggtttatctttatattatataaataatagaaAAGGTAACAAAATTGTAGACGCAAAAGAATCTAATGATTTTGCCGTATCTACTAATGTGAAGGAAACATCTTGTAAGGAAcaaaatatagaaataatGAATGACACGCAGtggaaataaaaaaaaaaaaaaaaaaaaaaaaaaaaaaaaaaNNNNNNNNNNNNNNNNNNNNNNNNNNNNNNNNNNNNNNNNNNNNNNNNNNNNNNNNNNNNNNNNNNNNNNNNNNNNNNNNNNNNNNNNNNNNNNNNNNNNNNNNNNNNNNNNNNNNNNNNNNNNNNNNNNNNNNNNNNNNNNNNNNNNNNNNNNNNNNNNNNNNNNNNNNNNNNNNNNNNNNNNNNNNNNNNNNNNNNNNNNNNNNNNNNNNNNNNNNNNNNNNNNNNNNNNNNNNNNNNNNNNNNNNNNNNNNNNNNNNNNNNNNNNNNNNNNNNNNNNNNNNNNNNNNNNNNNNNNNNNNNNNNNNNNNNNNNNNNNNNNNNNNNNNNNNNNNNNNNNNNNNNNNtttttttttttgacaTAAAGTCAAAGAACATGTGATAATCGAGCACTTGtcctttaaaaaaaaagaaataaataaaattaacaacttaattatcataatatatatatatatatatatatatatatacatatatatgtgtatgtttatataatgttttgtttttataaatatatttgtttgaatattttttcctttgTTAGTGCATCTGTCTGCTCAGGTTTAATAACTCGTACAAGACTTCTGAGTGTTACGATCAAATAAGGGAAATTGTCAATCGTATCAAAAATGGTgacattttttaataataatgttgaacctatatctatatgttttttatattcaatTTCTACTTCTTTATGTACTGATGCGGGCATTTGTCCAGATGGGTCCATTACAATAAGAAAATATCCATGATTACGACATATAATGTTTTTAACCAGAACTATCATCCTttcaattttataattagaaaaatgtttattctttaatatattatggatattatatttatataaaaaagattCTTCTGATTTATTcttatgtatatatttatgtgaATTTATACCTAGATGGAAAAAATCTATTggtatatttaaaatttgtAATGCCTTAATCcatgaataatatttaataaatgagaagcaaaaaattaattccttttctttattataattataataattactgttattgttatttttattgttattgttattggtattgttattgttgttattattatcattattatcattatcatacatgttattattacatatattattactatacACATTGTTACAATCTAAATTATTAccataaatattattattatctttcctttttttcGTCATTTCTGATTTATTGTACGATTCTATAAACATATCTAAATTACTTGTTTTGTCTCCTACATTAACAGACACATTTTGAATGATGGACTtatcacatatatttaatattgGTGAAAAGCTTTTCATATCATTTGTTAATTTTGTCATATGCTTGGTTCTGTTACTTTCATGTATCTCATATTGTTCAGAAATAGCTGGGTCCCCTATTTTTTCACTAgaaatgttattattactattatttgTTCTAATATGTTCGTTATACAAATTGGTTTCATTtgttgtatttttttttttttttaaaattcCTGGGTCtttatttaaagaattaCCGTTGTTTGAATTCATATGATTATCCtttgtgtatatatacatatcatcttttttttgtatatttttttgtttgaTCAATGTATCACaataatgaatattattattataattatcttcattattattattattattattattattatcttcattattattattatcttcattattattattatcttcattattattattattattattattattattatcattattattattattattatcatcattattaatatatttatgttttctATTTCTATCATTATATGTTATCGACCTAATCgtatttgtattatatctttgtttttttttttcttcatatgAAGAACAATTTTCATccttattatattcatcatcTAAGAATTTTTTATCACCTTGATgatgtttattatttatttctttattctTTAGGATTGCTtgtttttttgtattttcattatttgtAGCATGGATATTATCTCCAccctttttatttaacaTATTCGATATCGTATTATCATATGGACACTTGTTATTATCATCTATCCTTTCcttgtttatattttccaCATGATCCAAACCAACACTCcttaatttattattattcttacttttattaatattttcattattaatacttttaaaaaaattgtccaaattttttatattactaatgttaaaatttaatattgaAGAGGATGAATTTTTTTGCTGTACGttcttttcatttcttttcttaTCATCCTGTTGAATATTTCCCtcctcttttttttttttttttttcttcttccACTCATCATCACTCTCATCAAACAAGCATGATAAATTTTCATCAAGCATAATgttatatagaaaaaaaaaaaaaatagaagGACGATATggaaataattaaaatgctttattatttattgtaCATGTAAAATGAGAGAGAACTTAAAAGTGTATAACAAAAGGGGAGGTTCCATACGATTaaattaatgaaaatatataacacacagaagttataaatataatatatatatatatatatatatatatatatgtatatgtgcttttgtttttaaaattaaaaaaatcaaagtttacaaaaaaagttaaaaattaaaataaaaataaaaaaaaatatatatatatatatatatatatatataaattacacatatattcatgtaacaaaaaaaaaaaatatatatatatatatatcattttatcCCTTTGTAAATAAAccattaaaaaaataagtgatatatttaaaggatatttattttaatttatgtatatacatactcaaaaaaaaaaaaaaaaaaaaaaaaaaaaagaaaaatatatatatatatacatacatacataatatattatatatatatttatatttatatttatgtattcCCTATATCCGGGGTAAACTTTCATATAACCCACTTTTCAATTTCCTCATGATATGTTAACACATCtgaatattaaattttttattataaacattttttagGAAGGTGACAAAACTCTCAATGTCAACCACACAATCAATAGAACTCGCCTTAATTTCGATAGCTTCAGTAATATGTTGTTCTAGTTTTTTGAGaatatgttttttaattttaatattatttgaacTATCATATACGgaatcattatttataagatcagggaaaaaaaaattataaaagtaAGAAGTTCTAGGAGTTTTTACATAAGCTGGTTTTTCTTTtgcattttttttatcaattTTTGTGGCAACACATGCTATGGGTATTTTCCcgtttaatatatcttcattatatttataagaaCCTTTTTCTATATCTGAATAATCATCAGAGAAAAaatcttcatcatcatcattatcgtaattatcataattatcatggttcatattgttatttttccttttgtatgaatttttatgataaaaCGTATTATTCTTTCctttatcataattatatttattataaatatttttatcatattcaAAATGTTCCCTATCTTGATGTAGTTCTTGATCTTGATTTTGATCATTTATGTGATctctatttttatttttattttgatcTTTTTTGCGATCCTTTTTGTGATCCTTTTTGTGATCTTGTTTTATTTGCTTTTGCTTTTGTGTGTGAAAAAAGTTCCAtagaaaatttttttttttgatttcTCCACAAAAAACATCCGATGGTGgttttgtatttatatataactcATATAACCATTTAGCTAAATTATGATAAGATTTATTGTTCGAAGAATCGTAAACTAGTAATATTCCGTCAACcttttcataaaatatattacgAATATATGAGTATGTTTGTATTCCTCCTATTTCTACGAAttctataatataaaaattatttatatcattgGAATGTGAGGACAAATTAAGATCTgtatgattattataatcatatacattatcattataacatatattattatcattatagcatatattattattataacatgtattattattattattattattattattaaaacacatattattattattattttcattgttgtggtaatatatttcttttatagactttttttcaatattttttattatatttaaaggattattttttttaaacttATTATTGTACTCATTATTTCTGGACCATAataaagtatatatttcaaatccgtatgtatatttatgtgtctcttcaaaaataaaattgttagtattcattttatgttcaataaattgtaaaaaatttttttttgcttgGAAAAAAATGGTTTCTACTACATTTTCTACATTATGTTTGGTAGTTGTGTTACTAGCCAAATCTTTTGCACATACAAAATcattctttttcttttcttctttttttttcttttcttcttcctcttcttctttttcatctaaatgtataaaataatcaaaGAAATCTATAGGATATACATCATTAAACCTTTCACTTATCAATTTTAAAAAGGAGCTTTTTCCTACTCCAAGGTCTCCTAACACGagaattttaaaattatccattctatatatatatatatatatatagacaaacgataaaataaaagaataaaaaaaaaaaaaaaaaaaataaaataaacgGGAATcttgtaaatatttttgcGTTTTTGTTTGTGCTTGGGAAACACGATGGAAGTTCTTTTCATGTaactatattatataagaaCTTATACATTCATATTggtattttatattttattattttattttatttaatttattttttacttttttgAATTCATTAAATACGTGTAGTTTAAATAACGTCACTCGATATAACATTGTggttttaaaaaaaaaaaaaatataaaaaaaaatataaataatatatatatatatatatattaatttatttatttatttgtttatttatatttgtgtATAAGTGTAAAAATGCTTAcacattataataatgatataattagggcatacatttttgttatacttattttataacattattatgttaacaaaaaaaaataacacatatatatatagatatatatatatatatatatatatatatatatatatatatatatatatatacaatgaatgtatataatgttatatacataacacaatatatatagaactcttattttatgattttatgattttatttttttcaatgttaattataaatttttttttttttttttttttggtttaggattatattaaaaacatatgttttataaggttaatatttaataaaaagtaagacatatatatgaactggactttttttttttttttgtttttatatattacatatattttaatatttatatatgattaacACCCATGCTTtgacatatatatatatatatatatatatatttttttttcttatgaATACGTATGTTTTCGAAGGTATAATTTCAAAGAATtaatggaaaaaaaaaaaaaaaaaaaatatataaatatatgtactaatatatacatatttgaaggaaaatataatgagGTATAATATTCATGTAAACTTCATtacaatattaatatggCATTTCTACCTACTTGtgttatttattattttttttttttttcatatgattgtaaatatatagatatataatagtaataaattaaatatgtatatattaaaattaaggaataataaaaaaaaaaaaatatatatatattataaattatttatatatatatataattttatatgtaaaataattttgtaGAAGATCCTTTGATAAgattaaatatatatattattatatatatatatataaacataattataataatattataaatatatatatatatatatataattgttaCTTCTTCTGatatacattataatattatttactatatatataatatattatatttatgtgcaaatgttttgtttgttttaaggaaaataaagaaaacaaaaaaataaaaaataaaatagtcaacataaatataaggggccatatacatatatatattgtactatatatatattcgTTATATAAATTACGAAGTAATTacaacatatatttatcttgttatatatataaagagggaaaaaacaaaacatttaaaaaaaataaaatataaatggaaaatatatatagcCTAAAGGTtaatgtaaaatatatacactAAGAAgtagttatatatatatatgaagtttatatataaaggaaaatatttatcttgaatttttttttgttaaatatataaaaaaataattcacATAAAAAAAGGCAAATCggtaaatattatattatatatatatgcatacatgctttttttttttctttttttttgtgtattcttgtaaattttatatatgtattaataaaagggtaaccattttattataaacattttttttatatctataaatatttttatataaacatatttatatatacatatatatatatatatctttaatataaaatatactttcatatttataatttttattatgaaaatataataatgtttgTATATCTTAATTTTTGAAGGCACACactaatatattaaatatatatatatatatatatatatatattgtttgTTTACACAATTATggaaattttttttttttttttccctaaaattaaaaaataaatgtatatgtattCTTTTGAGTTGGcttaaaattttattattttataaacatatacatatatatatatatatatattttttgagAGAATATAGGGAAAATATGATAATCATatcaaaataatgtaaTGTTAATggataaaaattatatatatatatatatatatatatatataacgGAATATAAACgattataaaatataatgtgCTTTTCCAAAAAAAGCAACtagaaaaataattaaaacgtttatatatatatatatatatatatatatatatgaataaatattatatttatatatttaaggTGTAATACATTTGAACATacttataatttttaaaataatattttataaattatacatacataatataatatatatatatatatatatatatttatttatttatttatttattgtgAGATTCTTCACACTGTGTTAGAGGAATACACTTAATGATAAACCTTTagtagaaaaaaaaaaaaaaaagttaataaaaaagaataaaatgatatgtgttaaaaatattttgaaaagatataaaaatagtCCGTTAAACGAACTACGTAATAATAGGAAATATTATGAAGGGTCATTTgtaaaaagtataaaatTTAGTACATCAAATTATGGAagtaatgaaaaaaaaaaaaatgatattgAAAAGAATAAGAATGTATCTATAAATCTTAATGAAGgtaatattttacaaaGTGAAATATATGATACAGTTGTCATAGGAGGAGGGGTAACAGGTACTGctttgttttttttattatctaaaTTTACTAATTTAAAAAAGCTAGCTATAATTGAAAGAAGAGATAATTTTGCTTTAGTAGCATCACatggaaaaaataatagtCAAACAATTCATTGTGGAGATATTGAAACCAATTATTCTTTTGAAAAAGCcaaatttataaaaagatatgCTGATATGTtaagaaattatttaacaaatatacctaaagaaaaaagagaaaaCATATCAAGTGTTACACAAAAAATGGTTTTAGGTGTAGGTGAAAAGGAATGTCAGTTTTTACAAGAAAGATATCCTGTATTTAGacaattatttaattccatgaaattatataataaagatgatATATATGAGGTAGAACCACGGGTTGCTTTAAAGGATTCTCATACGTTAAGAGAAGAACAATTATCAGCATTATATATGCCACCAGAATTAACCACATGTGATTATCAAAAATTATCGGAGAGTTTTATTGAATCTGCACGTACTGTACCAAATAAAACTATAtctataaatttattaacaGAAGTAATTAATATTGAAGAAGTGAATGATagtttatataaaatacatacaaACAAAGGAATCATTAATTCGCGTTTTGTTGTAGTCTGTGCATGCGGACATTCATTAATGATTGCacaaaaaatgaattatgGATTAGAATATAGCTGTATGCCTGTAGCTGGaagtttttattttacggataatattttaaaaggGAAAGTATATACTATTCAAAATCCAGCCTTACCATTTGCAGCCGTACATGGAGATCCAGATATTATTGAGAAAGGGAAAACGAGATTTGGACCAACAGCTATACCTTTACCATTGTTAGAAAgagataatataaaaacattattggattttttaaaagtatGGAATCCAGATCTAAGCTTATTTCAAGTATATTACAATTTATTCAAAGATATGACAATGTTAAAATATGTAGCACGTAACGTATTATTCGAAATCCCagttttaaataaatatttatttttaaaagatgttaaaaaaattattccATCATTAACCATAAAAGACTTAACATATTGTGTTGGTTATGGAGGTGTTCGACCACAActcataaataaaaaaagtaaaaaattaattctTGGGGAGGGAAAAATCGATCcaggaaaaaatattatctttaaCATTACTCCTTCACCTGGAGCAACCACATGTTTAGGTAATGGAGAATTTGATATGAACACAATATGTGAAAGACTTAACGCaaaaattaacaaaaatgatgtgaaaaaatatttatatgaagGCGAATATCCCGTCAATTATTTATGAgcaataaaaaaaaaaaaataaaataataaaaaataatgaaatataataataaataaataaataaataaatatatatatatatatatatatatatttatatttatatttatatttatttatatattccatATGTTCCActtattcatttattttatatttttatttcacttattattatttatttttttttttatgtgttGTCCTTGAAAATCTCctatttgtatataatatcagAAAGGGATTATCTGAAGAATAGATTAATTTGcctattaatatatatttaaattatttttaatctaaaaaaaattgttgttgattttttaaaattttacaTCACACAgtttaattataatattaaaaaaatatatacatatgtaaaaaaatatatatatatatatatatatatatatataatatatatgttccAATTCATGTGcttattttaatttttttgttttttttattaaaaaaaaaatgatatgtatataaataaataaatatatatatatatcacataaaaatatcttatatatatacactatgttttttttttttttttttttttatattctttttacttttaatatatttttttttatacttctcaattatatatatatatatatatatatatatatatatatgtataaactatatttgttttattttagactttattattaataaattaatgtgacattatataaaaggacaattaaattttaacctttttaaataatatacttatggcataacaaaatatataaatatttgaaGAATTGTCaatgaatatatttcttcCTTTAACTTTGTCTTACATATAAAGCGACTAATAAAAGAGTAGGTAAAACTTTTcattacaaaaataatatataatataaattatatatatatatatatattttttttaattcaaTTAATTTCTTTTCCTTAAAAGGAAGGGTTTATtctaaaaatatgttttcAAATTGTTACAATATCATTcctaataataataattctatatattaacatatcttaatattttttctttattatttttaaatgataGCATGAGAAAATgttgtaaaaaatataatgacaaattttttttttttattaattcccaattataaaaaaataaataaatatataaataaataaatatatatatatatatatatatatatatatgtgcttaatttatatataattataataggtatgataaaaatatatattatatatattatgtatatatatatattttttttttttttctcttttttggcctacaaaaatatactggaacaaaatatttataataatttatttcaagtaaaaaatgttgtgaggaaaaaatgaaaggataaattataataatatatatatgataaaggaacataattaaataatttcatttGTAACTATAAAGaaagtataaatatattatatccttcatatatattatcatgcttatctttttatatttaataacaTGTTACATtgaattataaataaataaatatataaataaatgaatatatatatatatatatatattatttttttttgtaattattTACAATATTTGACAACTGAGACTGTTAAATGTAGATATGAAAATTATTCAAATAAGTTACTCTTAATAAAGAatacgaaaaaaaaaaaaatatttaaaacattatatatatataatatatatgtataaataaataaatatatatatatatatatatatatatgttcagttttatcatttgataatatgtttagcaagagaaaaataattaaaaaaaatataaaaaaaagttttgatgataatgatgaagaagaacAAATTGATAAACCGAATGCCCATAcgaattataaaaatgaaaaggaGTTTATAGATACTCATGATGATATTTATCAATTAAAGTTTAAGGAAACTAATGAGGATAATAATGTTACTTTTTCAGCTAGCcaaaatgtaaaaaatagTTACCTGAACatgaaagaaataaaagaaaaagaagaagaaaaaaaaaatgtacaGAATGGACAAAATGAATTTGGTTTAACATGTACATTTATTCAAtcaaatgatgaaaaaaagaaggaaGAGAAgattattaaaaagaaaagcAATAAGATGAGTTGTAttgaaagaaaaaagaatgaagaagaaaaaagagtaaataaaatgaatacaagttttcatatatatagtgaagatgataatgatagttatataacattaaaaaaaaaaaaaaaaaaaaaatcttcAAGTGTAAAGATGTACAAggaggaaaaaaataacaaaattgataatattcataataataattacaacaattctgataatatttttaaagaaaataaatcatCAGATAATGAAACTTTTAATAAtgcatataataatttatctaTATACAATTGTACACAAGGTGagaaacatatatataataaagatcatatgaaaatcaaaaaggataaaaatttatcatataataatcataatataaaaaaaaatgaaatatatttaagtGAAGACAATCATACAAATTATGGGGACCATACTAGTGATAACgatgaagaaaattataataaggATATTATCTATGATGATACAAAATTTTATGTGAACGATTCttcatcatataaattaaaacaaaGAAATATCTCGTCATATGAAGTAGGTAATGATTATTCAAATAATGATAACGAAAATGTTGTAAATTTAGGTAGTGACAATTCAGGTGTCGTGTCAAAAGGTTTAAAAGATAAGAACCAAATTTTTAATGATTCTGAAGATGTGTTTATTATTGATGATAAGAGTGATAATTATCAAtccataaatataaatttagAAGATGAATATGACGATAAAgataatgatgaagaaaaaaaattaattgaaagaataaaattgaaaaaaaatatattaaggaagaaaaaagaaattaataatattaattataataataatgataataatttatttttagatgatgattatgatgataattttttttttcctatggaaaagaaaaatttcttttttgaaataaaaaaaaacaaaaatgtTACGTATGAAGATGATTTAGATGTAGATgatatgtataattatgaaaCAATTAATGAAATGAAGAATCGAATTttaatcaaaaaaaatagaaatg from Plasmodium reichenowi strain SY57 chromosome 6, whole genome shotgun sequence includes these protein-coding regions:
- a CDS encoding malate:quinone oxidoreductase, putative, producing the protein MICVKNILKRYKNSPLNELRNNRKYYEGSFVKSIKFSTSNYGSNEKKKNDIEKNKNVSINLNEGNILQSEIYDTVVIGGGVTGTALFFLLSKFTNLKKLAIIERRDNFALVASHGKNNSQTIHCGDIETNYSFEKAKFIKRYADMLRNYLTNIPKEKRENISSVTQKMVLGVGEKECQFLQERYPVFRQLFNSMKLYNKDDIYEVEPRVALKDSHTLREEQLSALYMPPELTTCDYQKLSESFIESARTVPNKTISINLLTEVINIEEVNDSLYKIHTNKGIINSRFVVVCACGHSLMIAQKMNYGLEYSCMPVAGSFYFTDNILKGKVYTIQNPALPFAAVHGDPDIIEKGKTRFGPTAIPLPLLERDNIKTLLDFLKVWNPDLSLFQVYYNLFKDMTMLKYVARNVLFEIPVLNKYLFLKDVKKIIPSLTIKDLTYCVGYGGVRPQLINKKSKKLILGEGKIDPGKNIIFNITPSPGATTCLGNGEFDMNTICERLNAKINKNDVKKYLYEGEYPVNYL
- a CDS encoding ras GTPAse, putative yields the protein MDNFKILVLGDLGVGKSSFLKLISERFNDVYPIDFFDYFIHLDEKEEEEEEKKKKEEKKKNDFVCAKDLASNTTTKHNVENVVETIFFQAKKNFLQFIEHKMNTNNFIFEETHKYTYGFEIYTLLWSRNNEYNNKFKKNNPLNIIKNIEKKSIKEIYYHNNENNNNNMCFNNNNNNNNNTCYNNNICYNDNNICYNDNVYDYNNHTDLNLSSHSNDINNFYIIEFVEIGGIQTYSYIRNIFYEKVDGILLVYDSSNNKSYHNLAKWLYELYINTKPPSDVFCGEIKKKNFLWNFFHTQKQKQIKQDHKKDHKKDRKKDQNKNKNRDHINDQNQDQELHQDREHFEYDKNIYNKYNYDKGKNNTFYHKNSYKRKNNNMNHDNYDNYDNDDDEDFFSDDYSDIEKGSYKYNEDILNGKIPIACVATKIDKKNAKEKPAYVKTPRTSYFYNFFFPDLINNDSVYDSSNNIKIKKHILKKLEQHITEAIEIKASSIDCVVDIESFVTFLKNVYNKKFNIQMC
- a CDS encoding hypothetical protein (conserved Plasmodium protein, unknown function) — its product is MLDENLSCLFDESDDEWKKKKKKKKEEGNIQQDDKKRNEKNVQQKNSSSSILNFNISNIKNLDNFFKSINNENINKSKNNNKLRSVGLDHVENINKERIDDNNKCPYDNTISNMLNKKGGDNIHATNNENTKKQAILKNKEINNKHHQGDKKFLDDEYNKDENCSSYEEKKKQRYNTNTIRSITYNDRNRKHKYINNDDNNNNNNDNNNNNNNNNNEDNNNNEDNNNNEDNNNNNNNNNEDNYNNNIHYCDTLIKQKNIQKKDDMYIYTKDNHMNSNNGNSLNKDPGILKKKKNTTNETNLYNEHIRTNNSNNNISSEKIGDPAISEQYEIHESNRTKHMTKLTNDMKSFSPILNICDKSIIQNVSVNVGDKTSNLDMFIESYNKSEMTKKRKDNNNIYGNNLDCNNVYSNNICNNNMYDNDNNDNNNNNNNTNNNNNKNNNNSNYYNYNKEKELIFCFSFIKYYSWIKALQILNIPIDFFHLGINSHKYIHKNKSEESFLYKYNIHNILKNKHFSNYKIERMIVLVKNIICRNHGYFLIVMDPSGQMPASVHKEVEIEYKKHIDIGSTLLLKNVTIFDTIDNFPYLIVTLRSLVRVIKPEQTDALTKEKIFKQIYL